A stretch of Myxococcus hansupus DNA encodes these proteins:
- a CDS encoding FKBP-type peptidyl-prolyl cis-trans isomerase, with the protein MKITKDSVVSIDYRLHLGDGEAVDESDPGEPLVYLQGHDEIVPGLEKALEGKARGDTLKVTVTPDEGYGDYDPEGIEEVPKTEFPEGLEMVAGGVLSATDPDGDEVDFIIKEVKADTVMVDFNHPLAGKTLHFEVTVRDVREATKEELEHGHAHGPHDDHEH; encoded by the coding sequence ATGAAAATTACCAAGGACAGCGTTGTCTCCATCGATTACCGCCTGCACCTCGGCGACGGCGAGGCCGTGGACGAGAGCGACCCGGGAGAGCCGCTCGTCTATCTGCAGGGCCATGACGAAATCGTTCCCGGCCTGGAGAAGGCCCTCGAGGGCAAGGCGCGTGGCGACACCCTCAAGGTGACGGTGACCCCGGACGAGGGCTACGGCGACTACGACCCGGAAGGCATCGAGGAAGTTCCCAAGACGGAGTTCCCCGAGGGCCTGGAGATGGTCGCCGGCGGCGTGCTCAGCGCCACGGACCCGGACGGCGACGAGGTGGACTTCATCATCAAGGAAGTGAAGGCCGACACGGTGATGGTGGACTTCAACCACCCGCTGGCGGGCAAGACGCTCCACTTCGAGGTCACCGTGCGCGACGTGCGCGAGGCGACGAAGGAAGAGCTGGAGCACGGCCACGCCCACGGTCCGCACGACGACCACGAACACTGA
- a CDS encoding ribonuclease H-like domain-containing protein, whose amino-acid sequence MDLKRKLSRLTSVGPGGKAPSRPAVPAPTSEPAAGTSSVAGEPSSLRAQTSLDEAGQRAPSESGSHGGEGAENLRPTDAAPHGTAARNVAQGAGLVGNPFATQTLEGTAPLRVPSSAETSPEVSQSRDAALRASTSAALEATPSSPAARDPRVDALRRMLSDWSERQELAAARRGATPAPPRGPLPVEARTTTYGTVHVSERIHPPDHRHGSAPVAAALDVEGSLVASLALHADLAGVDYQRMLFLDTETTGLAGGTGTVPFLVGLAWFEGRSLKVHQLFLRRLGEEGPMLRALAERMAASSCLVTFNGKSFDWPLLRTRFVLNRVAAPAELPHLDLLHCARRVFKHRGAGTRLVHLEDQVLGFRRVDDVDGSQIPELYFRYLRGGDGSALTPVLEHNINDLLLLAALLGELVRRFRAGGEGAAVPRSEDPRDLLGFAGVALRARDYERAQAFARAAAAGDRGAVGIEALALASRLSRKAGDAPSAATHLHRALEAARGFQAATLHLDLSKLYEHALKDLAKALHHAKLSKAAETPPDHQRRVVRLEARIARSTRTPALDLRMGLGSPRSGT is encoded by the coding sequence GTGGACCTGAAGCGCAAGCTGTCGCGCCTGACGAGCGTGGGACCTGGGGGCAAGGCCCCCTCGCGCCCCGCCGTGCCCGCACCCACGTCCGAGCCCGCCGCTGGCACGTCATCGGTCGCGGGCGAACCATCTTCGCTTCGAGCCCAGACCTCCTTGGATGAAGCGGGGCAGCGGGCGCCATCGGAATCCGGCAGCCATGGCGGCGAAGGCGCGGAGAACCTGCGCCCAACGGACGCCGCCCCCCACGGCACGGCCGCACGGAACGTGGCACAGGGGGCCGGCCTCGTCGGGAACCCCTTCGCAACGCAGACGCTCGAGGGCACGGCGCCCCTCCGTGTGCCTTCAAGCGCGGAGACCTCGCCCGAAGTTTCCCAGAGCCGGGACGCGGCGCTCCGTGCGTCGACGTCGGCGGCCCTCGAAGCGACGCCGTCCTCACCGGCAGCGCGCGACCCACGGGTCGATGCCCTGCGCCGGATGCTGTCGGACTGGTCCGAGCGCCAGGAGCTCGCGGCGGCACGCAGGGGCGCCACGCCCGCGCCGCCCCGGGGACCGCTGCCCGTGGAGGCGCGGACCACGACGTACGGGACGGTCCACGTCTCCGAGCGCATCCATCCGCCCGACCACCGCCACGGCTCCGCGCCCGTGGCGGCTGCGCTGGACGTGGAGGGCTCGCTCGTGGCGAGCCTCGCGCTGCACGCCGACCTGGCCGGCGTGGACTACCAGCGGATGCTCTTCCTCGACACGGAGACCACGGGGCTCGCGGGCGGCACGGGCACGGTGCCGTTCCTCGTGGGCCTGGCCTGGTTCGAGGGGCGCTCGCTCAAGGTGCACCAGCTCTTCCTGCGGCGCCTGGGGGAAGAGGGGCCCATGCTCCGGGCGCTCGCCGAGCGCATGGCGGCCTCCTCCTGCCTCGTCACGTTCAACGGCAAGAGCTTCGACTGGCCGCTGCTGCGAACGCGCTTCGTCCTCAACCGCGTCGCCGCGCCCGCGGAGCTGCCGCACCTGGACCTGCTCCACTGCGCCCGCCGCGTCTTCAAACACCGGGGCGCCGGAACCCGGCTGGTCCACCTGGAGGACCAGGTCCTGGGCTTCCGCCGGGTGGACGACGTGGACGGCTCGCAGATTCCGGAGCTGTATTTCCGCTACCTGCGCGGCGGTGACGGCTCGGCGCTGACGCCGGTGCTGGAGCACAACATCAACGACCTGTTGCTCCTGGCGGCCCTGCTCGGCGAGCTGGTGCGCCGCTTCCGGGCCGGGGGCGAGGGGGCGGCCGTTCCCCGGAGCGAGGACCCTCGGGACCTGCTGGGCTTCGCGGGCGTGGCGCTCCGGGCACGCGACTACGAACGGGCCCAGGCCTTTGCCCGGGCCGCTGCGGCGGGGGACCGCGGCGCGGTGGGCATCGAGGCGCTGGCGCTGGCCTCCCGGCTGTCCCGCAAGGCGGGGGATGCCCCGTCCGCGGCCACGCACCTGCACCGGGCGCTCGAGGCGGCCCGGGGCTTCCAGGCAGCGACCCTGCACCTCGACCTCTCCAAGCTGTACGAGCACGCCCTCAAGGACCTCGCGAAGGCGCTGCACCACGCGAAGCTGTCCAAGGCGGCGGAGACACCCCCGGACCATCAGCGCCGCGTCGTCCGGCTGGAGGCGCGAATCGCCCGGAGCACCCGGACGCCCGCGCTGGACCTGCGAATGGGGCTGGGCAGCCCCCGGTCGGGGACCTGA
- a CDS encoding SLC13 family permease, whose amino-acid sequence MALAIFLFTYVFIAGARLPYLKLDRPGGALLGAVLMVVCGVVTSDEVYNYSDNPERHAIDADTIVLLLGMMLLAAYMSQAAVFRTAGAWAVKHAHTPRKLLLAVTFISAGLSAFLVNDTVCLMLTPLVLATVEAARLPPAPYLLAVCMGSNSGSVATFTGNPQNMLIQGASGLSYASFAAYMALPALLSTIVVAAGLLYLFRNELPDHRFAPNPPPPPVDLSLLILTLGVLAGVVVAFFSGMPMSWSALAGAALVMALARREPREALERVDWVLLLFFASLFVVVYGVNKHGYAEDIRVLFAPLMAGPPLSEMLGFAGLTLVASNLFSNVPFVMLARTWVPTLHDAELGWHVLALGSTLAGNLTLVGSVANLIVFEAARGKVDMGFVRFLRVGVPVTLVSFVVGLTVLLVEHALF is encoded by the coding sequence GTGGCCCTCGCCATCTTCCTGTTCACCTACGTCTTCATCGCCGGTGCGCGTCTTCCGTACCTGAAGCTGGACCGCCCCGGCGGCGCGCTGTTGGGCGCCGTGCTCATGGTCGTCTGCGGCGTCGTCACGTCCGACGAGGTCTACAACTACAGCGACAATCCAGAGCGGCACGCCATCGACGCGGACACCATCGTCCTGCTGCTGGGCATGATGTTGCTGGCCGCCTACATGTCGCAGGCGGCCGTCTTCCGCACCGCGGGGGCCTGGGCCGTGAAACACGCCCACACGCCCCGGAAGCTCTTGCTCGCGGTGACGTTCATCTCGGCCGGGCTGTCCGCGTTCCTGGTGAATGACACCGTGTGTTTGATGCTCACGCCGCTGGTGTTGGCCACCGTGGAGGCTGCGCGCCTGCCGCCCGCGCCGTACCTGCTGGCCGTCTGCATGGGGAGCAACAGCGGCTCGGTGGCCACGTTCACCGGCAACCCGCAGAACATGCTCATCCAGGGCGCGTCCGGCCTGTCCTACGCCAGCTTCGCCGCGTACATGGCCCTGCCCGCCCTGCTCTCGACAATCGTCGTTGCCGCGGGGTTGCTCTACCTCTTCCGGAATGAGCTGCCAGACCATCGCTTCGCGCCCAATCCACCACCACCGCCGGTGGACCTGAGCCTCCTGATTCTCACGCTGGGGGTGCTGGCCGGCGTGGTGGTGGCCTTCTTCTCCGGCATGCCCATGAGCTGGAGCGCGCTGGCGGGCGCGGCGTTGGTGATGGCCCTGGCCCGGCGGGAGCCTCGCGAGGCGCTGGAGCGCGTGGACTGGGTGCTGCTGCTCTTCTTCGCCAGCCTGTTCGTGGTCGTCTACGGCGTGAACAAGCACGGCTACGCGGAGGACATCCGGGTGCTGTTCGCCCCCCTCATGGCGGGCCCGCCCTTGTCCGAGATGTTGGGCTTCGCCGGGCTGACGCTGGTGGCGTCCAACCTCTTCAGCAACGTGCCCTTCGTCATGCTGGCGCGGACCTGGGTGCCCACGCTGCATGACGCGGAGTTGGGGTGGCACGTGCTCGCGCTCGGCTCCACGCTGGCGGGCAACCTCACCCTGGTGGGCAGCGTGGCCAACCTCATCGTCTTCGAGGCCGCGCGCGGCAAGGTCGACATGGGCTTCGTCAGATTCCTCCGCGTGGGAGTCCCCGTGACGCTGGTCAGCTTCGTGGTGGGGCTGACCGTGCTGCTCGTGGAGCACGCGCTGTTCTGA
- a CDS encoding HEAT repeat domain-containing protein — protein sequence MRTGARPLILALALLLGCNGSRDQLLADLQSPRPEVRALAVKKLAGQGNPDDLVLFTRAAKDFAAIVRAEAAVALGESQDARVVDLLGELLEDQDEEVQGRAAMALSKVNNEKAKAYLTLQYGRRGRATRQIIVQALKNANVPGAMTEVVSAEARTQWDRNQLALTEGALPERVGAAEELGKSGRPDAVNRLLPMVRDSQVILAAAAVRGLGDAGDKRAVGPIALLLEENFPELRESAIHALMKLQDPVATQRLQLVAVEKSAVSPLAIDAIVAFARTPQTDASLCAIVLEGAPAEALVAGRSMRTRGGCPVDPIGERLARPATAASGLQAITGLGPTAQPLLAKVVPWLSHPDTALRLLAVEAVAEIGDASVVPVVQKLYEQETKGLEALRADWVTEALPQKFGVGFDPSTTPPSAAVAELKDERPARHADLLGRVKELNAARARETGRDVVRHRVPTELYDDVAPERLVPLATLLRALGALKAPGALELLTGYTQDPSSVLRVAALVGLTKLGPDGVKVAKAGLIEPDRDLQKALAQALAEAGEPGQAALLELFPKMGNEKLLALDALTRAGGVVAASASESLQAVVREGGPEAALAAALLGRMQAKDAVPTLVKALDENNSVARRDVLLALGTIGDAQAADAVAKDLFHDLPEIRAAAASSLRKLGASAYADQLEALKADYFRTVREAAGAPAPAPASTAAEGAP from the coding sequence ATGCGAACCGGCGCGCGCCCCCTCATTCTCGCACTAGCCCTGCTTCTTGGCTGCAACGGCAGCAGGGATCAGCTCCTCGCCGACCTCCAGAGTCCTCGTCCGGAGGTCCGCGCTCTCGCTGTGAAGAAGCTGGCGGGGCAGGGCAATCCGGACGACCTCGTCCTGTTCACCCGCGCGGCCAAGGACTTCGCCGCCATTGTCCGGGCCGAGGCCGCTGTCGCGCTGGGCGAAAGTCAGGACGCCCGCGTGGTGGACCTGCTGGGCGAGCTGCTCGAGGACCAGGACGAAGAGGTCCAGGGCCGCGCCGCCATGGCGCTGTCCAAGGTGAACAACGAAAAGGCGAAGGCGTACCTCACGCTCCAGTACGGGCGGCGAGGTCGCGCCACGCGTCAGATCATCGTCCAGGCGCTCAAGAACGCCAACGTCCCCGGCGCCATGACCGAGGTCGTGTCCGCCGAGGCGCGCACCCAGTGGGATCGCAATCAGCTCGCGCTCACCGAAGGCGCGCTGCCCGAGCGCGTGGGCGCCGCCGAGGAGCTGGGCAAGAGCGGCCGTCCCGATGCCGTCAACCGGCTGCTGCCCATGGTGCGAGACAGCCAGGTCATCCTGGCCGCCGCCGCGGTGCGCGGGCTGGGGGACGCGGGTGACAAGCGCGCGGTGGGTCCCATCGCGCTGCTGCTCGAAGAGAACTTCCCCGAACTGCGTGAGTCCGCCATCCACGCGCTGATGAAGCTGCAGGACCCGGTGGCGACGCAGCGACTCCAACTGGTGGCGGTGGAGAAGAGCGCCGTCAGCCCGTTGGCCATCGACGCCATCGTGGCCTTCGCCCGGACGCCGCAGACGGATGCTTCGCTGTGCGCCATCGTCCTCGAGGGCGCGCCCGCCGAGGCGCTCGTCGCTGGCCGGAGCATGCGCACGCGCGGCGGTTGCCCGGTGGACCCGATTGGAGAGCGGCTGGCCCGTCCGGCCACGGCCGCCAGTGGCCTCCAGGCCATCACGGGGCTGGGGCCCACGGCGCAGCCGTTGCTCGCCAAGGTCGTTCCGTGGCTCAGCCACCCCGACACCGCGCTGCGGCTGCTCGCCGTGGAGGCCGTGGCGGAGATCGGCGACGCCTCGGTCGTCCCCGTCGTGCAGAAGCTCTACGAGCAGGAGACCAAGGGCCTCGAGGCGCTGCGCGCCGACTGGGTGACGGAGGCACTGCCCCAGAAGTTCGGCGTGGGCTTCGACCCTTCGACGACGCCGCCTTCCGCCGCGGTGGCCGAGCTGAAGGATGAGCGGCCCGCCCGTCACGCGGACCTGCTGGGACGCGTGAAGGAGCTCAACGCGGCCCGCGCGCGTGAGACGGGCAGGGACGTGGTGCGGCACCGCGTCCCCACGGAGCTGTATGACGACGTGGCGCCGGAGCGGCTGGTGCCGCTCGCGACGCTGCTGAGGGCGCTCGGTGCGCTGAAGGCGCCCGGAGCCCTGGAGTTGCTCACGGGCTACACGCAGGACCCCAGCTCCGTGCTTCGCGTGGCGGCCCTGGTGGGCCTGACGAAGCTGGGCCCCGACGGCGTGAAGGTGGCCAAGGCCGGCCTCATCGAGCCCGACCGTGACTTGCAGAAGGCCCTGGCCCAGGCGCTGGCGGAAGCCGGCGAGCCGGGGCAGGCCGCGCTCCTCGAGTTGTTCCCGAAGATGGGCAACGAGAAGCTGCTCGCGCTGGACGCGCTCACCCGGGCTGGCGGCGTGGTGGCGGCCTCGGCTTCGGAGTCCCTCCAGGCGGTGGTTCGCGAGGGCGGTCCCGAGGCGGCGCTCGCGGCGGCGCTGCTCGGCCGCATGCAGGCGAAGGATGCCGTGCCCACGCTCGTGAAGGCCCTGGACGAGAACAACAGCGTGGCCCGCCGGGACGTGTTGCTGGCGCTCGGGACCATTGGCGACGCCCAGGCGGCGGACGCGGTGGCCAAGGACCTGTTCCACGACCTGCCGGAGATTCGCGCGGCGGCCGCGTCGTCGCTTCGGAAGCTGGGGGCCTCGGCGTACGCCGACCAGTTGGAAGCCCTCAAGGCGGACTACTTCCGCACGGTGCGTGAGGCGGCGGGAGCCCCCGCGCCGGCACCGGCGAGCACGGCCGCGGAGGGTGCTCCCTGA
- a CDS encoding cyclic nucleotide-binding domain-containing protein produces the protein MELRILKDKASEAFSKGRFSKAAELYEDYCRAEPKDHQSRLRTGDAWVKAGQKGRAISAYQSAAEGFAREGFLPRAIAASKLILELDPAHRGVQQMLADLYARRGTPVGPRARGPLSNGSSVSSPPPASPPPNMPAVADANPVADAMPASPVADAKPVADAMPASPVADAKPVADAMPSSPVADANPAFLDGEGAGLDLSAELPPELAISLGAEDSSQGREEVVHSVHMGLPHEAGASEHEFTLDIESAAEAAPVVQGQLLPAAVSEDARVTAPEPVPTRMAVREPASPPVAARIPAVQPGGARPATSALPPGLAPRSSQKVPSVGTGRSVSNSGRWQALSSPIGDQSPASPAPVPAPLPPPAEAQDAAGARVLPGHDLTSALGASLRTPQSRSAFTELELEADSLLHAVELAAQAGLGFEDAEEEVFSLTEEVPPGSAALETLPTIPLFSDLPRDAFIELFERCPLRRFGPGERIIEQGSHGDAFYVICEGAVRVFRTDEGQRQDLATLEGGTFFGEMALLSGAARTASVESASEDTQLLEISASVLAELSRSHPQVARALKKFCRQRMLTNVLNTSELFKLFGRKDRRELVERFRSRDVERDAVIIRDGDVTDGLYVVLSGEVEVRKDGHLLTMLKEGDVFGEISLLQKTPATATVTATRHTTLLRLPRADFDTLMSSHPQILAMISDLSDERLRRTQRVLTEAGVEEDIILV, from the coding sequence ATGGAGCTGCGCATCCTCAAGGACAAGGCGTCCGAGGCATTCTCCAAGGGACGCTTTTCCAAGGCCGCGGAGCTTTACGAGGACTACTGCCGGGCGGAACCGAAGGACCACCAGTCGCGTCTCCGCACCGGGGACGCGTGGGTGAAGGCAGGGCAGAAGGGCCGCGCGATCTCGGCCTACCAGTCCGCGGCCGAGGGCTTCGCGCGCGAGGGCTTCCTTCCCCGGGCCATCGCCGCGAGCAAGCTCATCCTCGAGCTCGATCCAGCGCATCGCGGCGTGCAGCAGATGCTCGCGGACCTGTACGCGCGCCGAGGCACGCCCGTGGGCCCTCGGGCTCGCGGGCCCCTGAGCAATGGCTCCTCCGTGTCGAGCCCGCCGCCCGCGTCGCCGCCGCCGAACATGCCCGCCGTGGCGGACGCGAATCCCGTGGCGGACGCCATGCCCGCGTCCCCCGTGGCGGACGCAAAGCCCGTGGCGGACGCCATGCCCGCGTCCCCCGTGGCAGACGCGAAGCCCGTGGCGGACGCCATGCCCTCATCGCCCGTGGCGGACGCGAATCCCGCGTTTCTGGACGGGGAGGGCGCTGGTCTCGACCTGTCGGCGGAGCTGCCTCCGGAGCTCGCAATCTCCCTGGGCGCGGAAGACTCCAGCCAGGGCCGCGAGGAGGTCGTCCACTCGGTCCACATGGGCCTGCCTCACGAAGCAGGGGCGTCCGAGCACGAGTTCACGTTGGACATCGAGTCGGCCGCGGAGGCGGCGCCGGTGGTGCAGGGCCAGTTGCTCCCGGCCGCGGTCTCGGAGGACGCCCGCGTCACGGCCCCCGAGCCAGTGCCCACGCGCATGGCTGTTCGCGAACCCGCGAGCCCTCCGGTCGCGGCCCGAATCCCCGCGGTGCAACCCGGCGGTGCACGGCCGGCGACCAGCGCACTGCCACCGGGCCTCGCGCCCCGGTCGTCGCAGAAGGTGCCCTCCGTGGGGACAGGCCGCTCCGTGTCCAACAGCGGCAGGTGGCAGGCCTTGTCCTCGCCCATTGGCGATCAGTCACCCGCGAGCCCCGCCCCCGTGCCGGCACCGTTGCCGCCCCCTGCCGAAGCTCAAGACGCGGCGGGCGCCCGGGTGCTTCCGGGCCATGACCTGACGTCAGCGCTCGGTGCCTCGCTCCGGACGCCGCAGAGCCGCTCCGCGTTCACTGAGTTGGAGCTCGAAGCCGACTCCCTGCTGCACGCGGTGGAGCTGGCCGCGCAAGCAGGCCTGGGCTTCGAGGACGCCGAGGAAGAGGTCTTCAGCCTGACGGAAGAGGTCCCTCCGGGCTCCGCCGCGTTGGAGACGCTCCCCACGATTCCGCTCTTCTCGGACCTGCCCCGCGACGCGTTCATCGAGCTGTTCGAACGATGCCCGCTGCGGCGCTTCGGCCCCGGCGAGCGCATCATCGAGCAGGGCAGCCACGGCGATGCGTTCTACGTCATCTGTGAAGGCGCGGTCCGCGTCTTCCGGACGGACGAAGGCCAGCGCCAGGACCTCGCGACGCTGGAGGGCGGCACCTTTTTCGGTGAGATGGCGTTGCTCTCCGGCGCGGCGCGAACGGCGTCCGTCGAGTCCGCCTCCGAGGACACGCAGCTCCTGGAGATCTCCGCCAGCGTGCTGGCCGAGCTGTCCCGGAGCCATCCGCAGGTGGCCCGAGCGCTCAAGAAGTTCTGCCGCCAGCGCATGCTCACCAACGTGCTGAACACGTCGGAGCTGTTCAAGCTCTTCGGCCGCAAGGACCGGCGCGAGCTGGTGGAGCGCTTCCGTTCCCGGGACGTCGAGCGCGACGCCGTCATCATTCGCGACGGCGACGTCACGGACGGGCTCTACGTGGTGCTGTCCGGCGAGGTCGAGGTGCGCAAGGACGGCCACCTGCTGACGATGCTCAAGGAGGGGGACGTCTTCGGAGAGATTTCCCTGCTCCAGAAGACGCCGGCCACGGCGACCGTGACGGCGACGCGTCACACCACGCTGCTGCGGTTGCCCCGCGCGGACTTCGACACGCTGATGTCGAGCCACCCGCAGATCCTGGCCATGATTTCAGACCTGAGCGACGAGCGGCTCCGGCGCACCCAGCGCGTCCTCACCGAAGCGGGCGTCGAAGAGGACATCATCCTCGTCTGA
- a CDS encoding DEAD/DEAH box helicase — MKPEKEPGAFGGARRTPWNAPSGLDSVLDGWKADRRLWSCFALDEKTPARPGAFAPIPEEVAPQVREALHQRGITQLFSHQAEAYRLVRDGRSIVIATPTASGKSLCYNLPLLDRFAHEPQARALYLFPTKALSRDQEESLRAFMREAGLSHGAITFDGDTPADARRAARERSGVLLTNPDMLHTGILPHHASWARLFSNLRYVVIDELHTYRGVFGSHLANVLRRLQRVARFHGADPVFIAASATIGNPEAHARRMLGREVSLVSESGAPSGERRVMVFNPPVLNPELGIRASYLKTAVRLTADLVRAGVSTLLFGQSRNNIEVMLKYLRDRFVEEKLDPSLIQGYRGGYLPGTRRATEAALRAGEVRCVVATNALELGIDIGSLDAVVCAGYPGSVAALMQRFGRAGRRGAGSLALLVTSSAPLDQYLAGDPRFLVGSPVEHARIDPDNVEILVQHLKCASFELPFEEGEPFGDVPPESTAEALGFLAQHEVVHPTIGETGRRVFHWSTDAYPANHVSLRSVGWDNVVIIEKGTDRTLAEMDFRSAHTMLHEQAIYQHEAEQYQVERFDYENHKAYVRKVAPDYFTDAMTYVRVHAIQEDHSAPMGPDLQAGMGEVSVIEKVVGYKKIKYHTHENVGYGEVALPEMQMHTAALWLTVPEAVVRSMRAPRPAVIDALRGITTALRTVACVGLMIDPRDLGKTLGSRDDAEGPPRKDGGVGFDPTIFLYDNVPGGVGLAARLYDQRDELLNRARRLLESCACEDGCPACIGPATGTLPGQAPVDPHPRKRLGLEVLSALGIAGMQ; from the coding sequence ATGAAGCCAGAGAAGGAACCGGGCGCTTTCGGAGGGGCCCGCCGCACGCCGTGGAACGCCCCCAGTGGACTGGACTCCGTCCTGGACGGATGGAAGGCGGACCGGCGGCTCTGGTCCTGCTTCGCGTTGGACGAGAAGACCCCCGCGCGCCCCGGCGCCTTCGCGCCCATTCCGGAGGAAGTGGCGCCGCAGGTGCGCGAGGCGCTCCACCAGCGCGGCATCACCCAGCTCTTCTCCCATCAAGCGGAGGCGTACCGGCTGGTGCGTGACGGGCGCAGCATCGTCATCGCCACGCCCACCGCCTCGGGAAAGAGCCTCTGCTACAACCTGCCGCTGCTGGACCGCTTCGCCCACGAGCCCCAGGCCCGGGCCCTGTACCTGTTTCCCACCAAGGCCCTGTCGCGCGACCAGGAGGAGTCCCTCCGCGCGTTCATGCGCGAGGCGGGGCTGTCCCATGGCGCCATCACCTTCGACGGTGACACGCCCGCGGATGCGCGGCGGGCGGCCCGGGAGCGCAGCGGGGTGCTGCTCACCAACCCGGACATGCTGCACACGGGCATCCTCCCGCACCACGCGAGCTGGGCGCGATTGTTCTCCAACCTGCGCTACGTCGTCATCGACGAGCTGCACACGTACCGCGGCGTCTTCGGCTCGCACCTGGCCAACGTGCTGCGCCGGCTCCAGCGGGTGGCGCGTTTCCATGGCGCGGACCCGGTGTTCATCGCGGCGTCCGCCACCATCGGCAACCCGGAGGCGCACGCGCGGCGGATGCTCGGGCGCGAGGTGTCGCTGGTGTCGGAGAGCGGCGCGCCTTCGGGCGAGCGGCGCGTGATGGTGTTCAACCCGCCCGTGTTGAATCCCGAGCTGGGCATCCGCGCCAGCTACCTGAAGACGGCGGTGCGGCTGACGGCGGACCTGGTGCGCGCGGGCGTGTCCACGCTGCTGTTCGGCCAGTCGCGCAACAACATCGAGGTGATGCTCAAGTACCTCCGCGACCGCTTCGTCGAGGAGAAGCTGGACCCGTCCCTCATCCAGGGCTACCGCGGCGGCTACCTGCCGGGCACGCGACGCGCGACGGAGGCGGCGCTGCGCGCGGGCGAGGTCCGGTGCGTGGTGGCGACCAACGCGTTGGAGCTGGGCATCGACATCGGCTCGCTGGACGCGGTGGTGTGCGCGGGCTACCCGGGCTCCGTGGCCGCGCTGATGCAGCGCTTCGGTCGGGCAGGGCGCCGGGGTGCGGGCAGCCTGGCGTTGCTCGTGACGTCGAGCGCGCCGTTGGACCAGTACCTCGCTGGAGACCCGCGCTTCCTCGTGGGCTCACCGGTGGAGCACGCGCGCATCGACCCGGACAACGTGGAGATTCTCGTTCAGCACCTCAAGTGCGCGTCGTTCGAGCTGCCCTTCGAAGAGGGGGAGCCTTTCGGGGATGTGCCACCCGAGTCGACCGCAGAGGCGCTGGGCTTCCTCGCGCAGCACGAGGTGGTGCATCCGACCATCGGCGAGACGGGCCGCCGCGTGTTTCATTGGTCCACGGATGCGTACCCGGCGAACCACGTGTCCCTGCGCAGCGTGGGCTGGGACAACGTGGTCATCATCGAGAAGGGGACGGATAGGACCTTGGCGGAGATGGACTTCCGCTCGGCGCACACGATGCTGCACGAGCAGGCCATCTACCAACACGAGGCCGAGCAGTATCAAGTCGAACGCTTCGACTACGAGAACCACAAGGCCTACGTGCGGAAGGTGGCGCCGGACTACTTCACCGACGCGATGACCTACGTGCGGGTCCACGCCATCCAGGAGGACCATTCCGCGCCCATGGGGCCCGACCTGCAGGCGGGCATGGGCGAGGTGAGCGTCATCGAGAAGGTCGTGGGGTACAAGAAGATCAAGTACCACACCCATGAGAACGTCGGTTACGGCGAGGTGGCGCTGCCGGAGATGCAGATGCACACCGCCGCGCTCTGGTTGACGGTGCCGGAGGCGGTGGTTCGGTCGATGCGCGCGCCGCGCCCCGCGGTCATCGACGCGCTTCGTGGCATCACCACGGCGCTGCGGACGGTGGCGTGCGTGGGGCTGATGATCGACCCCAGGGACTTGGGCAAGACGCTCGGCAGCCGGGACGACGCGGAGGGACCGCCGCGCAAGGACGGGGGCGTGGGCTTCGACCCCACCATCTTCCTGTACGACAACGTGCCCGGCGGCGTGGGGCTGGCGGCACGGCTGTATGACCAGCGCGACGAACTGCTGAACCGCGCGCGCCGGCTGCTGGAGTCGTGCGCGTGCGAGGACGGATGCCCCGCGTGCATCGGCCCCGCGACGGGCACGTTGCCGGGACAGGCGCCCGTGGACCCGCATCCGCGCAAGCGGCTGGGGCTCGAAGTCCTGTCGGCATTGGGCATCGCGGGGATGCAGTAG